In Zingiber officinale cultivar Zhangliang chromosome 9B, Zo_v1.1, whole genome shotgun sequence, the genomic window GTTGCCACAAATCTATTAATGGTTTATTATGTTATTTGGAGTATACATTATCTGAGTCTCATTGCTACAAATTTACAAAGCATCAGTAGCTAGCTGGTATTACTTGTGCCTTAAGTGCATATGAATTTTCTAGTAGACAGGAGCAAAAAAGGATCAGGAATTGGTTTTGTGACCAACCAAGGATTGCTTTCCTAAGTGGGCAATCGTGCAACAAATGAAAAGAAGCTGTTAAAATAGATCCAATTTAATCAACACTTTCATGAAGTATACTAAGTTCAAGtgcatttaaaaatattctacATTTGTAAACCAGTTTTACATGACCCCTGGTTATTTCATTTTGCATTATTTTCCCCAACCAGGTAGAACTCAATCCTGACATGAGTTTAGTTAAAATCATGATGATGTCTTGAGACAATGAATATGCATATACAAAATGTTCTGCTGAAGGAAatcatggaaaaaaaaattattgcatTTGTTGATGAATCTTCAAGAAACATTTTAGGTGCCAAATTATGGAGTTCCTCTTTTGTTATCTGTCATTTACATCTAGAGTCCTTTCTAATATGCTAAATGAAATTGAGCTACCATGTGGAGAAATGACTGTTTGCTATCGGGTATCAACTATGCCTTGCATATGTGGAGACAAAATTATTTGAGAGGAGAGTGCTCTTCATAATATATAGCAATTTTACTGATCCACATTGCAAGTTGTAACATCTATATATTGTAATAATATTCTATGTTTTCAAACTTTGATGAATGTTTGGTTAGATTTAGTTTTCATATTGAACAATCTATTATTCTAACAAATAGATATACATCATTATTGTGCCAATTTAACCACTTAACACATGATCTTGATTTTATAGTGTCTTGCCACCATGAGGtttagggttcgaatctcggcaaagccgagataaATGCATCCTTTATGTGTTagttactattccaaaggctagtagccgtttgtaatttatctcctccgtgttggccttgggacgggttggcggggcgctgggggcgaacaTATTCACATTTTTGCCACCTTGATTTTATATCGTCTTCTCTATgttctcctttccttttcttaCCATGTTTTTCTCAATTTGAGGACTTTCAAGGATAATATTCCTATAACTGCCGCACAAATAGTTGACATTTTCTCCAGGATGTAAATATTTTCCTAATGTGCAGACCAACATGAAGTCCTAGCTTCTGGTCCAATTGAGGATCTAATAGCTCATCGAGAGCATAGGTGAAAAATACAGAAAAACTTGgcatttttttgttgttgttgaattacATGTTGAAATTTGTTATTTTCTAATTTGCCAGGTACCGCATCTCTGGATCATCTTTGCTTGCAGCCATGGATCTAAGTTCAAATCTCCCACATTCTGATGTACTATCTGTTCGTGATTCTGAGATGTCTTCTGAGTTAGATACTCGAGAAAAAAAAGACTTATATCAGGTACAAAGACAGAGTGATGCTCTTCCTAGGATGGATGACAGAGGTGGAAGAGTTCATCCGACAGTTGATGTAGCTGAAGTTCTAAGGCGTTGGACTCATGCTCTACAACGCATACACAAGCAGTCACTCAATTTGGTAAGTGTATCTATTTTGTTCTGCTACACAGAGGCAAGGTTGTGAGAATGAACTTTATCCAATAGCTGTTATTGCCTGAAGTAGCTAGGAATATATCCTCCTTATTTCTTAACATCGTTATGAATAGGTTCTTAGTATCTTAGACATGGTTTTGCTCCATTTATTCATATCTGAAACATTCACTCTTAGTAAATGCTGTAAACTTATATTATTATTCTTCCCAAGTTTAATTTTCTGCAAATTGGAAACTTTATTTAACAGGTGAAAGCTAATGATGGGGAGGGTCCAGATATACTTCGTAGTGCTTCTGATGGCAGTAGCATTGGACACTCAGAGTCACTAGCTGCTACACTTGCAGAACATCGACAGCATTTGGTTAGCATACAGGTATAATGATATTTGGATTCTATTCATAACTCATATATATACCACTGTAATTGGGCTTATTGTGCATCACCTTACTTATCTCTTCATCTCATTTATTACTTGGTTTGTTATTGTAATTCATTCATGACTTGATTAATTTGATTGTGTTTAATGCTGCAGCATAATAGCTAGTAACCATAAATTCAGGGTAAGTATTTTCTCTGTAGATCTTCTAGGTTCTTTTATCCACGAAACATTCTTGAATAATTTGCTTGCTTAACTGGATATGGATAAATTTCTTTctagaaaggaaaataaaagagattcaatattttattcctaggAAGATTCATGCGCTTTCAATAAATAAGGGATGCTGCAGAAAGTCTATAGCTCTGATCACTTCAATTTCTTAACATTTAACCCATTTGCAGTAGAATACAATGTGGCTGCAGTGTCCAGGAATGTGATTATGTGTAATCAAATTATTACTCTACTAGCATTATATTACTCCCTTTATCTTTTAAGATTATGTTAAATAAGAACTGCCTAGcattgctagtttggccaacaaATCATGATTCAAAGTtctgaaaatgtttttttttctctctcagcTTGAGCATACAGCTGTGTTTAGGTAGAAGGTAGTGGTAGGCTGATAATTTCACATACACGAAAATATAATGGTTGTAATGACTAGGAAAGAGGGATAACTTACAAAGAAATGAATGGAAAGAAGCTTGTTGTGCATGAGCAGTGACGGATTTAACGTCCGATAATCATCAATCATCATTATAAATTCCTCTTCTTTCACAAAGAATCAGATATATGGATTTTATCAGAAGCTTCAGGTCTACTGTTGGTCAAATTATGCTTAAGCAACAAGAAAATACTGTGATGTATGATTTATTGACCCAGTTTTAGTAATGGACTGCCTATATTATCACTCATTTACCTGTGtccctttcctttttctttccttccATAAATAGGATTTCACTTTTTGTTTTGGAACCTGAGCTTTTTAATAATTTCATGTTATCCTTCAGGGACTCATTGACCAGCTAAAAGAAACAATTCCAACAATGCAGCAGTCAATTTCTGAGCTCACTGAAGAAGTAAATAATATTTCAACACCAGATGGATTCAGTGCACAATCAACCACAGCTATCCAAAGGGAAAGTATCGGGAGACCCCTAGTAAGAATCGAATATCTTATTGTTTGAATTAAACTAATACCTTGAATACCACTGCTTTCCCTTTGCCGTTTAATCTATATGTTTAATTAACAGGAAAGTATCACTGATGAGGTTGCTGACATCACTTCAAAACTCTCCTCTACCCAGCTTGAGAAATTTTCCAACAGTTCTACTTTAAAACTTCCTCATTTGTTCAACCTAACTCCAAATTCGTCAGCAAAGGGTACCCAAGCGACCAGACGCCGTCCTGTAACTACTCCAGTGAACCAAGAAGTGCCAATTCAAAAAGTGGCTACAACTAAACATTCAAATGATACTGATGGGGAAACACAAGGTTAGCAGCTTTGCGCCCGGTTTCTTATGTGGTTGACTGTGATGGCATGCAATTAAAGGAAGATTAGAACATGTCTTATTCTGTCAATgctgtatatttttttaatgcgTATATTTCTGATTTTGTAGAGAGTGCTGATAAATATGCACAGAACATCAGACGTTCCGTGCGTGAAGCTGCACTGTCAAGCTTGTCGAGCAAATTAGTGTCCCAAGATGGAGGCAATTTTGATGCTTCTGAACACTTCTTTATTTCTCTACCAACTAGCGATTTTGCAACTAATCAGAGAAAACAGCAGCCCACTTTTTTGTCTCCAGAATCGCAAACTGCCCAGTTAAACACAATCCAGGATATGTTAAATAAAACGAATGGACAGAAAGAGTTCACTAACAACTCTTGCCTATTTGATGCATCTATAGATGATACCCTGAATCAAGTCTTTTCTCCTCCATTGCTACTAGAATCATCGTTCTTCCAGGATGCTTACGAGGATTTGCTTGGTATGATCATCTCTCaatgcataatttttttttaacaatcatcatcatcatatatatatataagcggaTTTTAGCAGAAGTTCAAACATGATTCAGATTCTCTTGTGTATTGTACTGACCAAATGGTTTGATTTGTACTCCTTGCTACATGTCATTCACCACAACTATTTCTTTTACAAATTTTTTGGCAGCGCCATTGTCTGAAACTGATGCTGCTCTTATGGATCATTAGCGTTCGAAGCGTTAGCCAATCATCTTAATGGACGAATCTCAAGCTACAAGTGAAACTTGTTTGGGCACCAACACGACTGGATTTTGGTTTCATGGCAACTAACTCCAGCTACGTTGATTGAGCATTGATTCATTAATTGAGTGAGATTCATGTTGATTATTCTCCGTGTTGGCTGTTTTCAAAGGCTGTATGCTGCCGGATGTAATTTTTTGTGCTCTAGCTGTAATTATGTTGTAGTTTTCTCTACCAAAAGCTATTAACATTCAGTTTGGTTGTTTCCTTTGGGCTTCCAAGCTTGTCCCTCAACGAACATAATCATAATCCAAGGCCTGGAAGTGTTCTTTTTTTCCCTTACGACTGTGTTAGAATGCTTGCTTTACTCGCAGAAGCCAAGAGTATTGTGTTCGTATCTCGCTCTTTTTGTAGTAACATTGTTTGTTTTGTGTGTAAGATCTAGCACGAACCAATACCTGAATGGCTAGTATTCTCTCCTTGAAGTGGACTGATGGAGCATTGTTTTCTCCCAAAGATGAAAAATAGAAGAATATATAAGCGAGCATAAGTAAATGAATAAATaatcatttaatttatttatttgcttGTCTATGTACAAatgaaaggatttttttttcattaactCGTGTATATATTCTaatgaataaaatttaattttcaatccaTATATTTGATAgacattaattattattattttttaatttaaaatttagtgtCTGATTAGCTTGAGCAAGGTGCAAGACCGAATGACCATGGCCTCCAGGTTACATTGTGCAAAAAGGCAGGTCCCGCCGCCCAacggccccctaggcctggccccacagggatcctaggaggaggtaaatcagcggtgaatgctggcctgggtaaagcgtggtgtctccggaatttaacatagccggcccagattattcatccagtgcgcgtccgtggaccttcgaccctacgactcattgtgcaaggatgccacgccttaaccggttgatccagccCGCGGGGGCATGGCCTCCAGGTTACATGCAACGGCGGCAGGATGTTTATACCGTCTTTCAAGTATTCATATTTGGATTCTCAAATATATTATAGTGCAGTCTAGAATATTTTTCTTCAATCAGATTGATCAGGTGATGATGAAGGACCCATCTCGCTACCATGATGGAGATCAAAATTAAAGTGATTAATATGTAGATGACATCGACCGATCGAACGAAGTATGCCCCGATCAGGGAGAAGGCTCCGACTCATCATCGCCTTTGACACAGGGAGCAATCAAACAATCGACGCTCAAGGGAAACAATGTGCAGAAGTCGAGCTGAGTGGCTACCCCGCTCAGCCAGACAGCAGAGCTTGATGTGTgcagagttcaacttcggccgagcagctaccccactcggcttggCAACAGACTCCGGCCgagtggctaccccgctcggcctgacAGCAGGCTTCGACAATAACAAAGTGGACCTTCGGTCGAGTAGACACACTGAGGAACAGTGAGGTTTTGGCCGACCAGACGGGGCACCAGGGCGGCAGAATTTAGGCCGAGCGGCCAATCCGTTCGGCCTAGCAGTACACTCCTgatgatatccttttgggagttggtgccacCGATATCAGGCATGAGTTGCCAGAAGATCGTAAGACAGAGCTTTCACTATCACTTCAGAAATATGCTCggtccgttaaggtactgtgtcagggtcATTTTACTCACACGTCTTTTCAAGGACAGCTTTAATATGCATGTTCACCTTATGAAGCATACACGCGCTCtcccggagctctatataaaggaacGTTCAAGGAGATAAACTCGTCCGAATAGACGAGCATTCATTAAGACTTCAAAAGTTTGGGACATTTTACAGGGACTCTTGGCCTCACTCAAGGTAGTCCAAAATGTCATCCGGCAGCGCTGTAGTGAGTTTATCTCGGTTGATGACGTTACTGGTCAGAGCTACCGACAGGTGGCCTCCCTCACGGAGCTGGTCAATCGCTCCATCAATGGCCAGATCGAAGAGGCATAGAGCCCGATCAGCGACCTTCTCGTTGaaaacatccgagcggaggtaattCTTCTTCATAGCCTCGAAACGGCTAGGCTCGGCTTCTTGGTAGGTCTTCAAGGCCGCTCGGAAGACCTCTAGCTCATCCTTGGTGGTGGTCAGCGCAGTATCCTTGGAGGCGAATTGGCTGCGAAGAGTCGTTTCTTCGGCCGATCGGCTGTTCTGCTCTGTGGCTAGGAAGTCCTCAGCTTCCTTGAGTTTTTGGACGAGGGCCCGAGCCTCCTTATTTTTCAGCTCAAGGTTTTTGATGGCCTGATTCTTCCTTACGTTAGCCGACTTGATTTTATTGTTGAAGGTGGTGACCTGTTTATTAAGCCGAGCCAGAAGAGTGGCCTGCCCTGAACTCTTCTCCCATTCGGCCTCGAGCAGTTTGTTTCTCTTCGCAAGATCGGCTTGAAGTTTGGTCACCTCGGTGTTTGTTTGTTCTTGAGCGGCGAAGGATTGACTGCTCGACGCCTTCATTTTCTTTACTTCCTCTTCCAAAAATGCGAGCCTTTGGCACATTGCcagactctccacccagtactgtaaACAACAAAGCAAGTATAAGCGCCGATTGGAAGTAAAGTATGCTAATGCAAAACTCACCCCAGTAGCCATCTGGGTGTGGCTGTCCACGAGTGCCTCCGGAGACATCACCGCCGCACGAGCCCGAGCATCTTCTCATATTTTGGCGAGCGACCCTTGGATGATGATCTGGTGCTCCGGAGCTCGCGACTCGACGCTGGATTTGCGCCACTCGGTCAGCATGAGTAGAATCATCATAATATGGCGCTGGCCGCTCGAGGCTAATTGTGCAGAAGTGGCACGCCCGGACGACCGTGATGAAGAAGCCAGCCGGATGCCTGACTTCTTGGTCTTCGTTTTTGGTGGCAGGAAGGCTATCAACGGTGTGCAGACCATCCCCTGAGGCAGACCAGATAGGGAGAGTGTCCGATTCGACGACTCAGGGACAGTGAACTCTTGGACAGGAGCAAGGGTAGACGTCTCCACCCGTTCGGCAGACCCCAACCCGGAAGTGGCGGAGCGCGATGAAGGCTCCGCCCGAAGCCTCTTGCGCTTGATCAGTGGCTCGACTGAGAAGACTGAGCCCGAAGCCCCCTCAACTTCAACAACCGACTGTCATTCAGAAGGTTGTGAGCCACTAGTCGCCCCGCCACTGACCAAAATGGGAGCCGCTTCGCTCTCGTCTTGTGGCTCCTTTTGCGAGTTGACCGACTACAGGCCGTGGCTCCCCAGTTCTTCGATAGCGGCCACGTTGATCGCGACATCTGCGAGCTTTGCCTTGCCGGCCAAACGCGTAAGcagcatgacttcggctgcacaaaaggaagaaaaatcaatTGGAATCAAAGAAAGGAGTAAAGTGATCGCATATCCAGGCTGAACGGAAGTCGGGTGCAGATCGGACTCAAGCTGAAGATATACAGGACACCCCTCCAGCAGCAGCTTGTGGATGTCATATTTCTAATAGGCCAACATTGAAGTTGCGttgaggtagtccgatcggctcttgtactTCTTTAGCGGAGGTTGAGCCGCCACGTCAAGCTGCCAGGAGGTGGGAAAGTCCGGCCGCTCGAAAAAGTGCACAAAAAAGAAATACTCCTTCTAGTGTTTGTTGGAAGTcgatattttatcaaaaaaaaaccaAGCCCACTCGAGCTTAGAAAAGGAAAGTCCTCGGCTCGGAAgatttgggataataaaagtaaagTGCCGGGGAGTGAGTGAAATGCCGTGCAAGCGAAAAAGAACTACCACCTCGCACAACAGTTGAAAGGAGTTCAGCACTAGCTGATGGAGAGAGACTCGGAAATACTTACACACTACGGAAAAGAATGAGTGGATGGGAAATTGCAGACCAGCCATAAAATGATCTCAAAAGAAGGTGATATAGCCGGGCGGAGGAGAATTCGACCGATCGAAAGGAGAAGGAAGGATGACTTCTTATTCGGGAGGAAGCTCAAATGCGGCTTTCAAACTCTTAGTGTCGCCACCATCAAATCGGGACTCAATAGAAGTGTACCAAAGCCTCGGGATGCCGGTGAAAGGCTACGATGAACTTGCCATTGCGAAccaagaaagaaagagaaggaaTAAAGTGGCGGAATGGTTGCCGGAATACTAAGACGTCAAAAAACTCGAGGGCGGGGAAGAACAAACACCAGAAGACGCAAAAACAAGGGGAGATGGGGAGAAAGCTTAGTGGAAAGGTCGTCGGAGGAACGAAAGAGAAGGAGGTCGTTGGAGCACGGAGTAGTTAGCGCTGAAGAACTCGAAGATGAAGTTGCGAAGAAAGAATCGGCAACGTGCAGGGGCTTATAAGCCAGGGGGTCGACCGACCGGAGCGGTCTGATTTAGGTCGTGGAAACCCAGGCCAAGATCTCACCATTGAATTTGAatcgtcaaacgtcacatcaCAACGGATATCCGCCTATCACGTCATGCGTGCGGCGACAGTGGGTAGCTAGGACACGTGGCACATCGCCACGGGTCGACATTTAATGACGGTATGGAAGTGCTCAGCCTTAATGCAAAGAGATTTTCATGATTTTCTAGAAATTTGGGTGACGTAAGACTCGCTGCGTTGGCCCAAGACATCCCAAGAAAAGATTTCACAAGTACAAACCTTCGGCGTGCCGATCGGATTGAGGGAGCATACCTATGGTCGAACGATAAGCTTCAACAGGACAATCAGCAAGGAATGGTCGCATCTCGATTAGAAACCACATAGTGTCGAAGGCCGATCGGGAGGACATCTGCTTAgacaattgtccagtcagtcggacttatagTCTCCTTcggctagacttgaggggaagacttgtgatgccGTGATGATAAAGTGCCCCACCCCCGCTGccacgatggaggtcaaagtcaagatgggcaACACGTAGATGACATCGGCCAGTCGAGTGAAGTATGCCTCGACCGGGGAGAAGGCTCCGACTAGCCGTCACCTTCGACACGAGGAGCAATCAAACAACCGTCGCTCAAGGGAGACAATATGCAGAAGCCGAGCTGAGCGGCTACCCCTCTCGGCCAGACATCATAGCTTGATGTGTGCAGAGTTCAACTTCGACCgagtggctaccccgctcggcctggcAACAGGCTTCGGCCGAGCAGCTACCTTGCTCGGCTTGGCAACAGGCTTCGGCAATAAGAAAGTGGACCTTCGATCGAGTAGACACACTGAGGAACAGCGAGGTTTTGGCCGACTAGACGGGTCGATCGAGCAGGCACACTGAGGAACAGCGAGGTTTTGGCCGACTAGACGGGGCACCAGGGCGGCAAAATTCAGGTCGAGCGGCCAATTCGCTTGGCCTAGCAATACACTCCTGATGATATCCAgcaatatccttttgggagttggtgccgccGACATCGGACATGGGCTGCCAGAAGATTATACGTCGAAATTTCCACTGTCACTCCAGAGATATGCTTGACCTGTTAAGGCACTGTGTCAGGGAcattttactgacaagtcttttaaggaaaagcTTTAAGAAGTGTGCTCgctttgggaagcatgcacgtgcACTACCGgatctctatataaagggggggtccaagcatcaccgtaggtatgcgatattcaccgtttgtgctacagtcttcttgttgctccgttTCATTCCTCAcaaccggtgactgacttgagcgtcggagggccaacgttgaggactccttccctggctcggcactgacataGTCTGTTGATATGgatattgatcctgtctggaagctaagaagacgaacctgccggtatgacgtgtctggaaggttgaccgcatccccatgacccggttgatgagctgtcctctacgttgaccagatcgtcagaagtcctcctccggtcaactgtacctgcatccaacgaccgggtcgccccggcctctggtacctcggtgctcgagacgaatcccacagatatataagtaaccgcataataatatagcaataaaatgaacagataccgagtatgagaacgtaccctggcccagaggggcgccctcggatggatggaggaGCTGATCGAGTTGCGGTCACCTGGAATTTCTGAGCCGACTAAAGAGGAGGTCCGGAGGTGGCGACATGGAGCCTAACACTGCGTGGCTCCGAGAGGTGAGATACAACCGGAATACAACGGCGACACGGCCGACATATgacatcggctcgcaggccgaaaTATAACATACAGCCACGACTCAGAGGCCAGTCAATAGCAACAGCTCACAACACCCATAGTGCTACGAAGAACCAAGCACCACGGCTCAATGGCCGAATACATCACGGACGACTGCCGGAGGTGCCACAGTGGATCCAATCTATGCCTCAAATGATGGACAAGACGACTATAAGGCCGTCGGAGTCAGCTGTAAGGCTGCCAGGAGAGGTGGCAGCGGCTGGAGAAGCGGCAGTGGCCGCTGTACAGCGCCAGACGCGGGAAGAGGTGGCTGTTGGTGGCTGTGACGGCTTCTGGATGCGGCGACGATGGCCATGGGAGACTGAGGTGGCTGTTGGCGGATGCTCCGACCGCTGGAGATGGCGCCGAGCGCTGGAGGCGGCACCGACCGCTGCTGTAGGCAGCGGTGGTGGCTGCTAAACCCGGTGAGCCACAAGTCGCCCCATGTGTCTACACGAGAAAGAGGAGAACTTCCCCCTCTCTACTCGCGGTAGCTATggcgagaggaggagaaggagaggcggAGGTCCGGTCCCTTGGCGGCGTCAGCCAGCGAGGAGGCCGGAGGCAGTGCTGACTGCGGGTGGTGGCGATAGAGGAAcgctcctcctctctctctctctggcgGCGGATCCCTCCCCCTATCCCTTTTTCTTTTTCGTGCTTGCCTTAATCACCCAAAGAAAGCCCTAAATGTCCAATTACAAAAAtgcccttcttctttcttttaattgcctTTGACCCCCCTGACTTATCCGGATCAGATATGATAGGAGGGGTAGAGAAGAAATAAGGGGAAAGAAGGAGGGTATTTAGGTCTTTTCGCTAACTAGGGCTTTAAGTGGGGAATACTGTAGCATGCAAAGGGGGGCTCTCGGCTTCGTTCGTGCGCCGCCACCAAGCTGCcaactcctccttcctcctcatgCTTCTCGCCGGAGACGACGCCATCGCCGACCGCCAcaccccctctcctcctctccctgCTTACACGTGCCGTCAccttctcctctctccctctgTTCCTCACGTCGCCACCGCCGGAAAGGCCGGTGCTCCTCTCTCCCCATCCACCTCGCGACGCCAGTGATGACCGACCACCGTTCCTCTCCCGCTCCTCCTCCCGTAGTCGCCGTGAACCGAAAGGAAAGGGGCTGTTTTTGGTTCGTGCTCGCCGTCGCCAGGAGGAACCCACGGAATCAGACCTTCTTCCTCACATGTACGACGCCGTCGACGGAGGCGAGACCGGCCACCACCTcttcccctctccctctcctcaccgTGCGACCACTTCTCCTCCTCACGATGCCGGTCACAAAACTACCTCTTCTTCTTCATCGTCACCAGCCACCGGCCTCGCcgcctcctctcctccctcgTCGCCGccgttcctcttcttcctccttgcgacGTCGGCCGACAACCACCATCGACCACTCCTCTCACCTACAGCATAATCCAACGAGCAACCTCTCGCCAACGACACACTCCGACAAGCCCAGGCTACGCCCGTCGGGACAGATGGCCCTCTCGCCGCCTTCGTTGCTCGTCGGATTGCCTTTGCTGCTCGCTGGACCACCCACGCCACGCGTACAGTGCTCATCCGTCGCCTGATCCATGGCTTCGCGAACGTCATAGCTGCTGTCATGCTCCAAGCAGCACTGTCGTACAGTTTTGACGTTGATCCGGTATCCAATCCATGCCGCTATGCGCTTTCGACACTGATCAGGCCTTTGAGCCATCGTCGTAGGTCGGCCTTCGTGCGGTTGTTATGTTTCGGTTTGTGTGCTTATGTGGTATTCTTGTCTGTGTACTGATGTTGTATACCGGTCTGTGTGTTGTCTCGTGTGCTGGTCTGTGTACTCATCATGTGTCCCGGCCTGTGTGCCGACCTCATGTCTAGGTCTGTGTGCTgatctcgtgtcccggcctgTGTGCCGACCTAGTGTCCCGGTTTGTCTGTTGATCTCGTGtcctggcctgcgtgccgttagtaCCTCCCGGCCTGCGTGTCGGTGCCTTATCTCGACCTGCAGCTCGTCTTTCAACTTCATGCCGCGTTCGGCTCCGCATCATCAGATCCAGCGCTCTCCAGCCTGATCGGAGTCATTTattcttccgggtcgcgacaactcgagccgcgtcccatccgagggcgcccccctgagccagggtacgttctccgttcatattctatgcatatttcattattttatgacttagtcttgtactcatatattcgttggattcgCCTCGAGACTCAAGGTACCGGGGGCCGGGCCAACTCGGTCGCTGGCttcaggtagcgttgaccagaggacttttgaagacttggtcaacacgggagccatctcagcacacccccctccgggacgtcgcgacttcgtcaacatttcatccacctcacccgacggtccgtctgactcagattccgaaccggatcaatttggcgccgtctgtgggaacacaacaacctgttctggaacgtgaagatggacgacgtcgggaggttctctacTATTATCACAATCCTGGAGGATCTCGATGCATATATTATcttctatcctcactccaccggtattcgggagttgagggatcgAGTGAAACTTCAGTTggctgacaggttagtttttccattatgttttttccctcactccacgggtattcgggagttaagggaccgagacaaacccttagccggttggcacGGCTTCCCGATCAGGTACACTTCaagctctgctccctttttacgattataggaatTGATctagctccctgataagagagtaaaatcctag contains:
- the LOC122023693 gene encoding AUGMIN subunit 6-like isoform X1 encodes the protein MATDREKEREAELESAMYTNCLLLGLDPAVLGVGVGGSRVGHFRHSNPRLGEQLLYFLLSALRGPVQSAKDFDKVWPIFDSTQSREFRKIVQGIISELEAHGALPRSSSRVSSLATCCGPRFVELLWQLSVHALREVHKRTFTADVTSNPLPASLTDASYLNAAALLPVTKARIALERRKFLGNANIAVHRQAAWSDLAHEMTAEFRSLCAEEAYLQQELEKLQDMRNKAKLEGELWDDRISSSGQNHHLVSKATRLWESLLARQNQHEVLASGPIEDLIAHREHRYRISGSSLLAAMDLSSNLPHSDVLSVRDSEMSSELDTREKKDLYQVQRQSDALPRMDDRGGRVHPTVDVAEVLRRWTHALQRIHKQSLNLVKANDGEGPDILRSASDGSSIGHSESLAATLAEHRQHLVSIQGLIDQLKETIPTMQQSISELTEEVNNISTPDGFSAQSTTAIQRESIGRPLESITDEVADITSKLSSTQLEKFSNSSTLKLPHLFNLTPNSSAKGTQATRRRPVTTPVNQEVPIQKVATTKHSNDTDGETQESADKYAQNIRRSVREAALSSLSSKLVSQDGGNFDASEHFFISLPTSDFATNQRKQQPTFLSPESQTAQLNTIQDMLNKTNGQKEFTNNSCLFDASIDDTLNQVFSPPLLLESSFFQDAYEDLLAPLSETDAALMDH
- the LOC122023693 gene encoding AUGMIN subunit 6-like isoform X2, coding for MLWTECRFVELLWQLSVHALREVHKRTFTADVTSNPLPASLTDASYLNAAALLPVTKARIALERRKFLGNANIAVHRQAAWSDLAHEMTAEFRSLCAEEAYLQQELEKLQDMRNKAKLEGELWDDRISSSGQNHHLVSKATRLWESLLARQNQHEVLASGPIEDLIAHREHRYRISGSSLLAAMDLSSNLPHSDVLSVRDSEMSSELDTREKKDLYQVQRQSDALPRMDDRGGRVHPTVDVAEVLRRWTHALQRIHKQSLNLVKANDGEGPDILRSASDGSSIGHSESLAATLAEHRQHLVSIQGLIDQLKETIPTMQQSISELTEEVNNISTPDGFSAQSTTAIQRESIGRPLESITDEVADITSKLSSTQLEKFSNSSTLKLPHLFNLTPNSSAKGTQATRRRPVTTPVNQEVPIQKVATTKHSNDTDGETQESADKYAQNIRRSVREAALSSLSSKLVSQDGGNFDASEHFFISLPTSDFATNQRKQQPTFLSPESQTAQLNTIQDMLNKTNGQKEFTNNSCLFDASIDDTLNQVFSPPLLLESSFFQDAYEDLLAPLSETDAALMDH